GCTGCCCTTCGACGGGGAAAAGGCCGCGCACAACCCACTGACATATCCGCAGCAGCAGGCTAAACTCAAAAAGCTTTTGCAGCAGGCCGTCTCCGACAGGCTGGTGGCCGATGTGCCGGTGGGTGCTTTCCTCAGCGGCGGCATCGATTCGTCGGTGGTTGTCGCGCTGGCAGCGCAGCAGGTCCCGAAGCTCAAAACCTATGCCGTCGGCTTCCCAGACCAGCCTTTCTTCGACGAGACCCGCTACGCCCGGCTGGTGGCTGAACGATACGGCACCGACCACACCGAACTGCGCTTGTCCGACACGGAGTTATATGCCAACCTCCCCGGCATGCTGGACAGCCTGAGCGAACCCTTTGCCGATTCCTCGGCGCTGGCGGTATATGCCCTGAGTAAACATGTGGGGCGGGAGGTGAAGGCGGTGCTGAGCGGCGACGGCGCTGACGAGCTTTTTGCCGGCTATAACAAGCACCGGGCGGAGTTTGCTCTGCTGCAAGGCGGCTTTAAGGCTGTGGCAGTAGAAAAGCTGAAGTTTATATGGGATGCGCTGCCGAAATCCCGAAACTCTTTTGCGGCAAACAAGGTAAGGCAGTTGCAGCGCTTCGCGGCGGGCGCAAGTTTGCCTGCGGCAGAGCGCTACTGGCTATGGGCCACCTGGCAACGGGAAGAACAGGCGCTGGCCCTGCTGGCCTCCCAACACAGGCAGGCGGCACAGGACAGGCTGTACCGCGCCCGCAAGAGCAGGTTGTTGGATTCCGTCAACAAAAATTATAATAACCTAAACAATATTAACAACGTACTATGTTCCGATTGGCGTCTGGTGCTGGCGAATGACATGCTCCCGAAGACAGACCTGATGGGGATGGCACATGGCCTGGAGATACGCAGCCCGTACCTGGACCACCGGCTGGTGAAGTTTGCGTTTTCGTTGCCGGTCTCCTCCAAGATTGATGAAAAGCTGCAGAAAAAGATTTTGCGCGACACTTTTAAAGACCTGTTGCCGCCTGCGTTGCACAGGCGCCCGAAGCAGGGCTTTGAGATACCCTTGCGCTCCGTTCTGCAGTCGGGGGCAGGGCTGGTGAACGACCTTCTTTCGGAGGATTACGTAAGAGCGCAGGGCGTTTTTGAGGCGCAGCAGGTGCATCACATTCGCCGGAGCCTAAGTGCTGGCAAGGCAGATGCCGTCCGGTATCAGGCATGGATGCTGCTGGTTTTTCAGTACTGGTGGCAGAAGTATATGTGCTGAGGATATGAACGTTATATAAAAATGAGCCCTTTTTGTTGAGCGCTTTGAAAGAATAGAATTATATTTGTAGCTATATTAAGTTTAGATTATTTATGAGAATCGCTGTAGTTGGTACTGGATACGTGGGCCTGGTGACGGGAACATGCTTTGCCGAGGTCGGAATTGATGTGACATGCATCGACATAGACCAGAAGAAAATTGATAACCTGAAGAAAGGCATCCTGCCTATCTATGAGCCGGGTTTAGAGGAAATGGTGGCCCGCAACACGCAGAAGGAGCGCCTTTCTTTCTCCACCGATCTGGCAACAAGCATACAGGGCTGCGACGTGGCCTTTATCGCCGTTGGCACGCCTCCTGGCGAGGACGGCAGCGCTGACCTGAAGTACGTGCTGGCTGTTGCCAGAAGCATCGGCCAGCATATGAACGACTACATTGTGGTGGTGACCAAGAGCACGGTTCCGGTTGGCACGGCCAACAAGGTGCGCGCTGCCATCGAGGAGGAGCTGGAGGCGCGCGGCGTGGACATTCCGTTTGACGTGGCCTCTAACCCGGAGTTCCTGAAGGAGGGAGCCGCCATCGAAGACTTCCTGAAGCCGGACCGCATTGTGGTGGGCGTGGCCTCCAACAGAGCCCAAGAAGTGATGAAGAAGCTCTACAAGCCCTTCCTGATGAACGGCCACCCGCTCATTTTCATGGATATCCCTTCTGCTGAGATGACCAAATATGCCGCCAACGCCATGCTGGCCACCAAGATCAGCTTCATGAACGACATTGCTAACCTCTGCGAGATTATGGGTGCCGACGTGAACATGGTGCGCAAAGGCATCGGCAGCGACGTGCGCATCGGCAATAAGTTTATATACCCCGGCATCGGCTACGGCGGCTCCTGCTTCCCGAAAGACGTGAAGGCCCTCATCAAGACCGCCTCTGAGAATGGCTACGAGATGAAGGTGCTGAAATCGGTGGAGGACGTGAACGAGAACCAGAAGTCTGTACTCTATAATAAGATATACAGCCACTTTGGCGGTGAACTGGCTGGCAAGACATTCGCTATCTGGGGCCTGTCCTTCAAGCCGAAGACAGACGACATGCGCGAGGCTCCGTCGCTGGTGATTATCCAGAAACTGCTGGAGCAGGGTGCCAAAGTACGCGCCTACGACCCGGTGGCCATGAAAGAGGCCGCCCATATGCTGGGTGACTCCATCGAGTACGGCAAGGACGAGTACGAGGCCCTGATTGATGCAGACGCGCTGCTGCTGGTGACGGAGTGGCCGGAGTTCCGCTCCCCTAACTTTAACGTGGTGAGCAAGCTGATGAGAGACAAAGTGGTATTCGACGGTAGAAATATTTATGAAGCTGCTGATATGAGCGAAAAAGGGTTTATCTACTATGGTATCGGCAT
This window of the Pontibacter russatus genome carries:
- the asnB gene encoding asparagine synthase (glutamine-hydrolyzing), coding for MCGITGVYAFKEAGRDAAGRLPAAVAALRHRGPDAEGVYAHGPVGLGHRRLSLIAPVPAANQPFTSTDGRYTIIFNGEIFNYGRLRKDLQEKGAAFRTHSDTEVLLHLYARAGQECLKKLTGFFALAIYDAVEESLFLARDRYGEKPLLYYKDADKFLFGSELAALLQLGVPRELDYTSLFQYLQLTYVPAPASMLKGVKKLQPGQSLYIKHGRVQENTWYRLPFDGEKAAHNPLTYPQQQAKLKKLLQQAVSDRLVADVPVGAFLSGGIDSSVVVALAAQQVPKLKTYAVGFPDQPFFDETRYARLVAERYGTDHTELRLSDTELYANLPGMLDSLSEPFADSSALAVYALSKHVGREVKAVLSGDGADELFAGYNKHRAEFALLQGGFKAVAVEKLKFIWDALPKSRNSFAANKVRQLQRFAAGASLPAAERYWLWATWQREEQALALLASQHRQAAQDRLYRARKSRLLDSVNKNYNNLNNINNVLCSDWRLVLANDMLPKTDLMGMAHGLEIRSPYLDHRLVKFAFSLPVSSKIDEKLQKKILRDTFKDLLPPALHRRPKQGFEIPLRSVLQSGAGLVNDLLSEDYVRAQGVFEAQQVHHIRRSLSAGKADAVRYQAWMLLVFQYWWQKYMC
- a CDS encoding UDP-glucose dehydrogenase family protein, with the translated sequence MRIAVVGTGYVGLVTGTCFAEVGIDVTCIDIDQKKIDNLKKGILPIYEPGLEEMVARNTQKERLSFSTDLATSIQGCDVAFIAVGTPPGEDGSADLKYVLAVARSIGQHMNDYIVVVTKSTVPVGTANKVRAAIEEELEARGVDIPFDVASNPEFLKEGAAIEDFLKPDRIVVGVASNRAQEVMKKLYKPFLMNGHPLIFMDIPSAEMTKYAANAMLATKISFMNDIANLCEIMGADVNMVRKGIGSDVRIGNKFIYPGIGYGGSCFPKDVKALIKTASENGYEMKVLKSVEDVNENQKSVLYNKIYSHFGGELAGKTFAIWGLSFKPKTDDMREAPSLVIIQKLLEQGAKVRAYDPVAMKEAAHMLGDSIEYGKDEYEALIDADALLLVTEWPEFRSPNFNVVSKLMRDKVVFDGRNIYEAADMSEKGFIYYGIGIKQQVPQQLDATL